The genomic stretch ACCGATCCGGCATTTCACTCGCCGGCATCGAAGCAACGATTACGCCGCGGTAGTACGGCCGGGTACCCTCACCGGCAAACCCAGCGATCGCGCTGGGATCGATCAACCCGAGCCGCGTCACGCGCTGCGCACTGATATCAAGCACCAGCAGATCGTTGGCATGCAAGGCCGTGACGGCCTGCTGCTGAAGCGGCATGGGCAGGCGGCTGACCACGGTGCCGCTGGGGTCCAGCAGTTCCACGTGCGGCGGCAGGTCGGGCGCATGGTTGACCACCGCGTACATCCAGAATCGCTTCGGGCCGCCCTCCCCACCCGCCACCGTCACCTGCGCCTGCCGGTACGACACGATGTCACCGTCGAGGTCGGTCGCCTCGAGCGCCAATTCGCCCGTGAAGACTCCACTGCCCTGCACTTGCAGAGCCACGCGCACGGGGAGCCACTGGCCTTCGCGAATCACCGCTCCGGTGGCGTGCGGGAAACCAATCCCCTCCACGACGCCCTGGACGAGTTGCGCAGGCGCTGCGGCGACCGCAGCGGCAAGGAGCAGCGCGATTCCAATGAAGGATTGTTGGCCTCTCACGCCTTTCCTACCCTGGTTTGCGGAGGCACCCCGGGAAGGCACCCCACGTACTCGGACCCGCTGGGAATGTGCTCCGACCGGGACTGTCCCCGGTTTGTTGGCATCGTACAGAAACCCCCGGCCGATGCCATGCCAACCTTCCGATATTCCTGTAACGCCCTGTGCCTTGACCCCCAGACGGCAAGCCGCAATACTAGTTCCTTACGCAGAAGCTCTGAGGGCTTCGCCGCCAACCCCGCAGCGGGTCGGAAAGGTGTGGATGCCATGATCATGACTCCCAGAGATACCCTGCCGGAGCGTCCCGACGCGCCACGGTCCGACCGCACGCCCCCGCGTTAGCTGCCCTTTACTCGCGAATTACGGCTGGCTGTCTCCGGGCGCACGCGGTGTCCGGCGCTTTCGCTGTGTGGCGGCGGCCCACCAGCCGCTCCGATACGATCTTCTGCAACGATACTGCCTGGGGTAACTGACCGTGTCCGAGATCCAGAAAATGAATCCCGCGCTGCCGGCCGAGCACGCGCGCGGGCCAACCGTCGAATTACTCATCCTGGCGCTGCCCATCATCCTGATGATGGTCTCCCGGATGCTGATTGGCTTCATCGACTTCGTCATGGTGTCGAAACTCGGCACCGCGGCACAGGCGGCCATTTCGCCTGCCACCCTGCTGGTCTGGACCGTCGCCTGCCTCGGCAACGGCGTCGCGACGGCCGTGCAGACGTTCGTTGCGCAGACCGACGGCCGTGGTCGGCCGGAGCAGGCCGGCGCCTATGCCTGGCAATCCATCTACGTGGCCCTCGCCTACAGCATCCTGCAATTGCCCATTGTGCTGACGGTGCCGCAATGGTTTGGGCCGATCGCGGCTATCGGGCGGCACACGCCGGAAGTCGCGGCCCTCCAGATTGAATACGTCCAGATCGCGCTGTGGTCGGTCCCGCTCGTGATCATCTGCACCGGACTCGACGGGTTCTTCAGCGGCATTCGTCGGCCCTGGCTCACGTTCGTGGCGGTGCTCGTGTCCGTGCTGGTCAATGTGTTCGGCAACTGGGTGCTGATCTTCGGCCACCTGGGCTTCCCCGCACTGGGGATCGCTGGGGCCGCCCTCGCGACGATCATCGCCTGGTTCGCACGCCTGGTCGTGCTCGCCAGCGCGATGTTTCTGCAAGAGTTCCACGAGCGTTTCCGCACGCGCGGGGCACTGGCCTTTGACTGGCACAAGACCGTTGAGCTGATTCGGATCGGCGCCCCCACGGCCCTGGGTTGGCTGGTGGACATCGGCGCCTGGGCCGTGTTCATTCTTCTGATCATTCCGCGCTACGGGCAGGAGGTGCTCGCGGCCACGAACATCGGCATCCAGTACATGCACCTGTCGTTCATGCCGGCGGTGGGCATCGCCCTCGCGCTGACGTCGCAGGTGGGGCATGCCATCGGCGCCGGCCAACCGGAACTGGCCCTGCGGCGCGCTTCGATTGCGTTCCGTGTAACCGGTGTCTACATGGGGCTCGTCGGCCTGCTCATGCTCCTCGCGGGGGGTCCCCTGACCGGACTCCTCGCGGCTGGCGGCGACCCCGCCGTCATCAGCGCCGGGCGCCTCATCCTGGTCTGGTGCGCGATCTTCCAGGTCTTCGATGCGATGGCCATCACCTACATCAATGCGCTGCGCGGCGCCGGCGACACGCGGTGGCCCGCGATCGTCATGGGTTTGTGCTGCTGGTTCATTTTCATCCTGGGCGGGCTTGGGGTCGCCTGGTGGGTGCCGCAGTTGGGCCTGAACGGGCCCTGGATGACGTGCTCGCTGTACATCATTGTGCTTGGGCTTCTCGTCCGATTGCGGTGGCAGCGCGGTGCCTGGCGCCACATTCGCATCTTCCGCGATGGAGCCCATGGTGCCACGGTCGCGCCGACCGAGTCCACTCCGACCGGAGCCGCACCGGCGCTCGCGGCCGGGAGCGATGAGCGTTAGCGGCACCTCACCGGGCCGGTGTGGGACTCAGCCCGCCCCGTCGGCAGCGTACAAGGCGTGAGCGGCGATGTAATCGGCCACCGCTTCCGGGACGAGGTAGCGGATACTCCGTCCGGCCCGCACGCGTGCGCGGATCTCGGTCGCGGAAATGTCGATCTGGGGCCCGGGCACGATGTGGGCGAGCAACCGGGCCACCTGAGCCGCGGTAAAGCGGGCCTCCAATTCACCGGCCGCGGGCGGCACGAAACCCGGCCGGGCGGCCGTCACGAGCGTGCAGGCGTCCGCAAGTTCATCCGCCCGATACCAGGTGTCCAGTTCGCACAGACTGTCGAGCCCCAGGAGCCAGGACAATTCCACCCGTGACCCAAGCGCTGCCTGGAAGTGCTGCACCGTGTGGAGCGTGTAGTTCGTGCCGGTTTGCTTCGTCTCCCAGTCACTCACCGCGAAGAGCGACTCATCCTTGGTCGCCGCCTGGCACATCGCGACACGGTCGGCCGCGGTGGCCAGGTTCCGGGCTTGCTTGTGGGGTGGCGTGGCACAGGGAATGAGCAGGACACGCCCGTGGCCCAGGGCCTCGGCGACGTGCCGCGCCACAATCAGGTGCCCGTGGTGCACGGGATCGAACGAACCACCAAAGAGCAGCAGGCGTTCCACGACGGCATGTCCTTCCGGGGCCCGTTGGGCACCTATGGACATTGTTGCCGCGGCCCGCGGCCCGCGAAAGCGGAAACGCACCACCCGATTCCCGGCCGGGATCTGCAGCACACCCACCGGCGCCCCCGACGGGTGTCGGGGGCCAGGCGGGTTACGCGAAGGCCGCCTGTTCCAGCGCCAGACGCAGTTTGCCCAGCGCCTTGTTCTGGATCTGACGCACACGCTCCTTCGTCACACCGATCATCGAGCCGACCTGCTCCAAAGTCTTCGCCTTGCGCGTGTCCGCATCGCTATCGAGCGCAAAGCGTGCGAGAATGACGGTCCGTTCCACCTCGCTGAGCAGCGCGTCGTTGTGCTGCAGAATGGCGCGGAGTTCCTGCACGCAGTCATTTTCCGTCGCGATCCGCGACCGCTCCATCAGGTCGCTGCGCTCCAGCGCGGGATCAAACTCCGTCGGAAACCGCAACCGGTGCCGCGCCGCCCGCGACGCCACGCGTGAAAAGCTCTTCAAAATCGCCCGGCAGGCATACGTGCTGAAGCGGTAGCCCCTGGCACTGTCGAACTTGTCCACCGCGCGCATCAGTGCGAGATTGCCCTCACTGATCAGATCCGTCACGTCCACGCCGGTGATCCGCGTGCGTTTCGCCATAGCTAGTACGAGCGGCAGATTCTCACGCACGATCTCGCCGCGCACTTCGACCACTGCCCCGTACCAGTGCAGCACATCTCGCACGCCATCCGCCGTGAGTCGCCGGCCGGCAAAGCCCTCCAATACCCCAAACAGCTTCTTCCGGCAGTAGTTGAATCTCAGGAAGAGGAACGTCTCGCGCTCGAGATTCGTGATGATCTCACCAGCGCCGTCGAGTCCGTAGACCCCGCTGTCGTCGTTCCGAGCGGCCGGAAGCGGCCGCAACAGCAGGTTGTCTCCTTCGGGCCCCTGTAACAGCGGGTGGCCGACAAACTCAATCGATTCACTCAGGACATGCTTGAGGAGCCGCAGTTCGCCCGGCGTCAGCGTCTGCTGCACGGCGTTGGCCGGCAGCTTGGCCAGGGGCTTGAGCTTCCGCAGGTTGCTGCTACTCACCGCTTCCGCGTCACGTGGAGGCATCGCTTCACCCATCCGATCCCATGCGGGTCCGACCTCGCAGCGGGGCGCAGCGAAGCAGGTGCCAGCATGCGTGTCCGCACGGCGCACGCCATCCCAGCGTCGCGCAATGCCTTCGGTTCTCGGAATCGGGCGCCCGGTCGGAGATCCCAGCTACAACAACCGAGCGCTTCTGCGTTGGGGAGCTGGGGGAAGTATACGCTTCGTCAAATGACCCGGCAAGAAATTCCGGCACACGCGCACGGTGAGCAATAAAACCCCGTCAGCGACTGGAGTCCCCCCCGTTTTTTCACGCGATCCGGCAAGTACTGTGGAAATCCACTGTTTTTACCCCGGCAAACGTCCGCCAACTTCGGCCGTATCCAGCATTTTCGGCCCTGGAAGACAACGCTTTCAGCAGGACCGCTCGGCAGCTAGACACTTGGGACCTGTGCCTCACCCCGTAACACCACCCCGAGCCGTTCGCACGCCAATTGCGGCGCCACATTCCGATCTACCATCAACTCCGCCTCGTTGACGCCCTCGATCACCTGCTGTAAACGCTCCTTCGAGCCCTCGGCAAGGCGGCCGCTCAACTCCACGAGACCCGGCAAGACGCGTAGCTCCGCCGCACCGGCGGCCGTGCAGAGCCCATCCCGGTAGACCGCTGCTACCAGCGCCAGCACCAGCTTGAGTCCGCTCCGGAGCACATCCGTCGACGTTTTCTCACCGCCCTTTCGCGAACCGGTGCGCTCT from Phycisphaerales bacterium encodes the following:
- a CDS encoding MATE family efflux transporter; translation: MNPALPAEHARGPTVELLILALPIILMMVSRMLIGFIDFVMVSKLGTAAQAAISPATLLVWTVACLGNGVATAVQTFVAQTDGRGRPEQAGAYAWQSIYVALAYSILQLPIVLTVPQWFGPIAAIGRHTPEVAALQIEYVQIALWSVPLVIICTGLDGFFSGIRRPWLTFVAVLVSVLVNVFGNWVLIFGHLGFPALGIAGAALATIIAWFARLVVLASAMFLQEFHERFRTRGALAFDWHKTVELIRIGAPTALGWLVDIGAWAVFILLIIPRYGQEVLAATNIGIQYMHLSFMPAVGIALALTSQVGHAIGAGQPELALRRASIAFRVTGVYMGLVGLLMLLAGGPLTGLLAAGGDPAVISAGRLILVWCAIFQVFDAMAITYINALRGAGDTRWPAIVMGLCCWFIFILGGLGVAWWVPQLGLNGPWMTCSLYIIVLGLLVRLRWQRGAWRHIRIFRDGAHGATVAPTESTPTGAAPALAAGSDER
- the nadD gene encoding nicotinate (nicotinamide) nucleotide adenylyltransferase produces the protein MERLLLFGGSFDPVHHGHLIVARHVAEALGHGRVLLIPCATPPHKQARNLATAADRVAMCQAATKDESLFAVSDWETKQTGTNYTLHTVQHFQAALGSRVELSWLLGLDSLCELDTWYRADELADACTLVTAARPGFVPPAAGELEARFTAAQVARLLAHIVPGPQIDISATEIRARVRAGRSIRYLVPEAVADYIAAHALYAADGAG
- a CDS encoding sigma-70 family RNA polymerase sigma factor, which produces MPPRDAEAVSSSNLRKLKPLAKLPANAVQQTLTPGELRLLKHVLSESIEFVGHPLLQGPEGDNLLLRPLPAARNDDSGVYGLDGAGEIITNLERETFLFLRFNYCRKKLFGVLEGFAGRRLTADGVRDVLHWYGAVVEVRGEIVRENLPLVLAMAKRTRITGVDVTDLISEGNLALMRAVDKFDSARGYRFSTYACRAILKSFSRVASRAARHRLRFPTEFDPALERSDLMERSRIATENDCVQELRAILQHNDALLSEVERTVILARFALDSDADTRKAKTLEQVGSMIGVTKERVRQIQNKALGKLRLALEQAAFA